AATATCAATATTTGAAAAAGCCAAGGGTAAAAGCATATCGGTATCCCACGAGGGTTTTAGTTCTTCTTTCTTACAAGACGACAAGAAAAATAGAATAATAAAGAAAAATATGGTGTTTTTCATCTTTAACAATGACGATATTTTAGTTCTCAATGGTTGCATTATACCGGGCATGCGTTCGATATCTTTAAAACGAAAATTGAGGGGTATTCGCTCATAATCTGTTTCATTTTATCCGATAAAAAGGGGAGTATATCGTCGTATTTTCCATAAATAAGAGTGCTCATCGGTTGAACAGAAATTTTAAACAGCTTCGATTCATTCAGCATGTCTATAAATTTTTTAATGGCTTGATGTGAGTTTGAATCAAGCGGATAATAGCTTATTTCAAGGCTGATGTTCATAACATTTTTGTTTTTTGAATGGCAACTCCTAAGAAAGCTCCTTCTTCGCCTTGTTCTTTTAAACGGA
This Bacteroidales bacterium DNA region includes the following protein-coding sequences:
- a CDS encoding thiamine-binding protein; its protein translation is MNISLEISYYPLDSNSHQAIKKFIDMLNESKLFKISVQPMSTLIYGKYDDILPFLSDKMKQIMSEYPSIFVLKISNACPV